A window of Daphnia pulicaria isolate SC F1-1A chromosome 10, SC_F0-13Bv2, whole genome shotgun sequence contains these coding sequences:
- the LOC124314130 gene encoding cystathionine gamma-lyase-like isoform X2: MPISLTTTFKQPAPGKFLSYEYSRLNNPSRNTVERVVASLEGAKYGLAYGSGMAAITTVFNLLSPGDHIVSSVDLYGGTSIYLKQVADRLNIKTTFVADVTDPANIEKAITGNTRLVWMETPSNPGLKMVDIEKVAEIVRRRKDVLLAIDNTFLSPYFQRPLELGADIVMNSATKYLNGHSDVLMGMLLTSNDGVHDRLRFLQRTIGAVPSPFECYLLNRGMKTLPVRMRQHMENGLAVARFLENHPSVERVLHPGLPSHPQHELAQRQCYGHSGMVTFFLKGGKDECRAFVKGLKVVILGESLGGYESLVKIPALMPETYQLDVPVNLIRLAVGLEYVGDLIADLDQALRAVRSS; this comes from the exons ATGCCAATTTCCCTGACTACAACTTTCAAGCAGCCAGCCCCGGGAAAATTCTTG AGCTACGAGTACAGCCGGTTGAATAATCCCAGCCGGAATACAGTGGAACGAGTAGTGGCGTCATTAGAAGGAGCCAAATACGGACTCGCTTACGGATCTGGCATGGCCGCCATTACTACCGTCTTCAATCTGCTAAGCCCCGGTGATCATATTGTCTCTTCCGTGGATCTGTACGGTGGCACCAGCATTTATCTCAAGCAAGTCGCCGACCGTCTGAATATTAAAACAACTTTTGTTGCTGACGTCACGGACCCTGCCAATATCGAGAAAGCCATTACGGGCAACACCAGG ctggTATGGATGGAAACGCCTTCTAATCCCGGCTTGAAGATGGTCGATATCGAGAAAGTCGCCGAGATTGTTCGTAGGAGAAAAGACGTCCTTCTCGCCATCGACAATACGTTTTTATCTCCTTATTTTCAA AGGCCATTGGAATTGGGAGCCGATATTGTGATGAACTCGGCCACCAAGTACCTTAACGGCCACTCTGATGTGCTAATGGGAATGCTTTTGACGAGCAATGATGGAGTACACGACCGTCTTCGCTTCCTCCAGAGGA CTATTGGCGCTGTTCCCTCGCCTTTCGAATGCTATTTGCTGAATCGTGGAATGAAGACGTTGCCCGTTCGCATGCGCCAACACATGGAGAACGGACTGGCTGTCGCCCGTTTCCTGGAAAATCATCCGAGCGTTGAGCGAGTTCTGCATCCAG GTTTACCATCGCATCCGCAGCACGAATTGGCACAGCGGCAGTGCTACGGCCACAGTGGCATGGTGACTTTCTTCCTCAAAGGTGGAAAGGACGAGTGTCGCGCTTTCGTCAAAGGCCTTAAAGTTGTTATTCTAGGGGAAAGCTTGGGAGGATACGAAAGTTTGGTCAAAATCCC CGCCCTGATGCCGGAAACTTACCAACTTGATGTTCCGGTCAACTTGATCAGATTGGCTGTTGGCCTGGAATATGTCGGCGATTTGATAGCAGATTTGGACCAAGCACTCAGAGCT GTTCGTTCGTCTTAA
- the LOC124314130 gene encoding cystathionine gamma-lyase-like isoform X1, whose protein sequence is MYLTAQARRLMQLGQKFHLPYFANARLIATTQTVHGFREQDPSFATRIIHGAQEPEQWSDGNPVVMPISLTTTFKQPAPGKFLSYEYSRLNNPSRNTVERVVASLEGAKYGLAYGSGMAAITTVFNLLSPGDHIVSSVDLYGGTSIYLKQVADRLNIKTTFVADVTDPANIEKAITGNTRLVWMETPSNPGLKMVDIEKVAEIVRRRKDVLLAIDNTFLSPYFQRPLELGADIVMNSATKYLNGHSDVLMGMLLTSNDGVHDRLRFLQRTIGAVPSPFECYLLNRGMKTLPVRMRQHMENGLAVARFLENHPSVERVLHPGLPSHPQHELAQRQCYGHSGMVTFFLKGGKDECRAFVKGLKVVILGESLGGYESLVKIPALMPETYQLDVPVNLIRLAVGLEYVGDLIADLDQALRAVRSS, encoded by the exons ATGTATTTGACTGCACAAGCACGGCGCTTAATGCAGTTAGGCCAAAAATTCCATCTACCTTACTTTGCGAATGCCAG GTTGATTGCAACTACTCAGACTGTCCATGGATTCCGAGAACAAGACCCCTCATTTGCTACTAGAATTATTCACGGTGCACAGGAACCGGAACAATGGTCAGATGGTAATCCCGTCGTCATGCCAATTTCCCTGACTACAACTTTCAAGCAGCCAGCCCCGGGAAAATTCTTG AGCTACGAGTACAGCCGGTTGAATAATCCCAGCCGGAATACAGTGGAACGAGTAGTGGCGTCATTAGAAGGAGCCAAATACGGACTCGCTTACGGATCTGGCATGGCCGCCATTACTACCGTCTTCAATCTGCTAAGCCCCGGTGATCATATTGTCTCTTCCGTGGATCTGTACGGTGGCACCAGCATTTATCTCAAGCAAGTCGCCGACCGTCTGAATATTAAAACAACTTTTGTTGCTGACGTCACGGACCCTGCCAATATCGAGAAAGCCATTACGGGCAACACCAGG ctggTATGGATGGAAACGCCTTCTAATCCCGGCTTGAAGATGGTCGATATCGAGAAAGTCGCCGAGATTGTTCGTAGGAGAAAAGACGTCCTTCTCGCCATCGACAATACGTTTTTATCTCCTTATTTTCAA AGGCCATTGGAATTGGGAGCCGATATTGTGATGAACTCGGCCACCAAGTACCTTAACGGCCACTCTGATGTGCTAATGGGAATGCTTTTGACGAGCAATGATGGAGTACACGACCGTCTTCGCTTCCTCCAGAGGA CTATTGGCGCTGTTCCCTCGCCTTTCGAATGCTATTTGCTGAATCGTGGAATGAAGACGTTGCCCGTTCGCATGCGCCAACACATGGAGAACGGACTGGCTGTCGCCCGTTTCCTGGAAAATCATCCGAGCGTTGAGCGAGTTCTGCATCCAG GTTTACCATCGCATCCGCAGCACGAATTGGCACAGCGGCAGTGCTACGGCCACAGTGGCATGGTGACTTTCTTCCTCAAAGGTGGAAAGGACGAGTGTCGCGCTTTCGTCAAAGGCCTTAAAGTTGTTATTCTAGGGGAAAGCTTGGGAGGATACGAAAGTTTGGTCAAAATCCC CGCCCTGATGCCGGAAACTTACCAACTTGATGTTCCGGTCAACTTGATCAGATTGGCTGTTGGCCTGGAATATGTCGGCGATTTGATAGCAGATTTGGACCAAGCACTCAGAGCT GTTCGTTCGTCTTAA
- the LOC124314249 gene encoding uncharacterized protein LOC124314249 produces the protein MSCAESSDGERTVSPTAAATVRERRRLRLLKRRWNQGAAISNNNNHSLNSYNNNSNGGMVLSFSAFRRARRMRHQRRMTKEEYLRLKNMVPAVAAQSRVSKVQVIEEAIKYIDSLHVALFQRLRAQELATTSDADTVSSRGPAQVTRNESDVQPEPSQLCHWIGHVLPTPHAIKTAHLLVSERQQQQRDGIKQWPSFMEKIDHMIRKKQS, from the exons atgtcttgcGCCGAGTCATCCGACGGTGAAAGAACCGTGTCACCGACAGCTGCCGCCACCGTCCGTGAGCGTCGGCGATTGCGCCTGTTGAAGCGCAGGTGGAATCAAGGTGCGGcaatcagcaacaacaacaaccactcaCTCAAcagttacaacaacaacagcaacggcGGGATGGTGTTGAGCTTCTCGGCCTTCCGGCGGGCGCGCAGGATGCGCCACCAGAGACGGATGACCAAGGAAGAATACCTCAGACTCAAGAACATGGTGCCGGCCGTCGCCGCCCAATCACGCGTCTCAAAG GTGCAGGTGATCGAAGAGGCCATCAAATACATCGATTCTCTCCATGTGGCTCTTTTTCAACGACTCAGGGCCCAGGAATTGGCCACCACCTCCGACGCCGACACCGTATCCA GTAGGGGTCCAGCACAGGTGACGAGGAACGAATCGGATGTTCAACCTGAGCCGAGCCAGCTGTGCCACTGGATCGGTCACGTTCTGCCGACGCCTCACGCTATAAAAACGGCCCACCTTCTGGTGAGCGagcggcaacagcagcagcgggacGGCATCAAACAGTGGCCGTCTTTCATGGAAAAAATCGACCACATGATCAGGAAGAAACAGAGTTGA
- the LOC124314142 gene encoding cystathionine gamma-lyase-like: MSAEGFKEQDPTFATRAIHDAQDPEQWDAMPVVLPISLATTFKQDAPAEFRSYEYGRSGNPTRTTFEKVLASLEGAKHGLTFASGLAASTTIVHLLSAGDHIVSMDDLYGGTNRYLRKVADRMNIKTTFVDATNPENVEKAIQENTKLVWVETPTNPTMKLVDIAAVAEIVHKRENILLVVDNTFLSSYFQRPLELGADIVMHSLTKYMNGHSDVIMGAAMTNDDDVHTRLRFLQNAIGPVPSPFDCFLVNRSLKTLHLRMREHMKNGLAVARYLENHPCVERVIHPGLPSHPQHELAKRQCYGHSGMITIYIKGGLSESRAFFKALKVFTLAESLGGYESLAELPALMTHASVCAEERATLGITDNLIRLSVGLEDVGDLIADLDQALKGAVA; the protein is encoded by the exons ATGTCTGCCGAAGGGTTCAAAGAGCAAGATCCTACATTTGCAACCAGAGCTATTCATGATGCACAAGATCCTGAACAATGGGATGCCATGCCAGTTGTTCTCCCAATTTCTCTGGCCACCACTTTCAAACAGGATGCCCCTGCTGAATTCAGG agtTATGAATATGGTCGAAGTGGAAACCCAACTAGAACTACCTTTGAAAAAGTGCTAGCTTCTCTTGAAGGAGCTAAACATG GATTGACTTTTGCCTCCGGTCTGGCTGCTTCAACCACTATTGTTCACCTTCTCAGTGCAGGAGACCATATTGTCTCGATGGATGATTTGTATGGAGGAACTAATCGTTACCTAAGGAAAGTTGCTGACCGCATGAATATCAAAACCACTTTTGTTGATGCTACTAATCCTGAGAATGTTGAAAAAGCGATTCAAGAAAACACCAAG CTGGTGTGGGTGGAGACTCCCACAAATCCCACTATGAAGCTAGTGGATATTGCAGCAGTTGCTGAGATTGTtcacaagagagaaaatattcTTTTGGTTGTGGACAatactttcctttcctcctaTTTCCAG CGACCATTGGAGTTAGGAGCTGATATTGTTATGCACTCGTTAACCAAATACATGAATGGCCATTCGGATGTAATTATGGGTGCAGCGATGACGAATGACGATGACGTTCATACTCGCCTTCGCTTCCTCCAGAACG CTATTGGACCTGTTCCGTCGCCTTTCGATTGTTTCTTGGTCAACCGCAGTTTGAAAACTTTGCACCTTCGAATGCGGGAGCACATGAAAAACGGCCTCGCCGTTGCTCGCTACCTGGAAAACCATCCCTGCGTTGAACGCGTCATCCACCCAG GACTTCCCTCGCATCCGCAGCATGAACTTGCCAAGCGACAGTGTTACGGTCATAGTGGAATGATCACCATCTACATCAAGGGAGGACTGTCCGAGTCCCGCGCTTTCTTCAAGGCACTAAAAGTTTTCACCTTGGCTGAAAGCTTGGGAGGATACGAGAGTTTAGCAGAACTGCC GGCGCTGATGACTCACGCCTCGGTCTGTGCTGAGGAAAGGGCCACTTTAGGCATCACGGATAACTTGATAAGGTTATCTGTCGGTCTGGAAGATGTCGGTGATCTGATCGCAGATTTGGACCAGGCATTGAAAGGCGCG GTTGCCTGA
- the LOC124313882 gene encoding ectonucleotide pyrophosphatase/phosphodiesterase family member 1-like produces MASVPFEKNVVKLDEMVKDIGSSAYCFDCAEGLTPTLLPVNDSQMARDRIASKVECRNEDMRIYDKWDFPRRHHYADSRRISSLLFDLGIHWRAIVGTEDYLPGGHGWDNIYSDMAAIFVAQGPSFRRDGSTVDPFYNIELYNLMCLLTDVSPAPNNGTWGALHHLLAKKPSELPVNDIVATYILDYPLDSHGQRTQYMDHQKRRRVCDLLSGNNDPRQNLGFNLTESAAKQLVELHAPWGLPGFNKTGVKVLISSDFIIGFNVQDGIPSWVSYTLSNSTRLSNDSLTPSWRTDPRLRVSDVSICDRLKENPQSSSLLLAPLFFPRLSSSLRHLTDAWVETNAIEISEAFEKYWEYIEATIVQLSADLPGRLNVLAGPVRNSPSPAIFLVVSYCPDRIEFGCSEDQLDVQSFMFPTHLHYSRDCLSTDLFSRSHLTTVRDVERASGLHLFQSLSSEAKVQLLRCTPLASSLLVDPRPIEKIFFTDKNSASDEATTLTFFSRWVFSMLSLIVSAIWNNFNADVKFP; encoded by the exons ATGGCATCAGTTCCGTTTGAAAAGAACGTTGTGAAACTTGACGAAATGGTCAAAGATATTGGTAGCTCGGCGTACTGTTTTGATTGCGCAGAAGGCTTAACTCCGACACTCCTTCCGGTCAACGATTCACAGA TGGCAAGAGATAGAATCGCCTCGAAGGTGGAGTGCCGCAACGAGGACATGCGCATCTACGACAAGTGGGATTTTCCTCGCCGTCATCACTATGCAGACAGTCGGAGAATATCCAGCCTCCTCTTCGATCTCGGCATTCATTGGAGAGCGATAGTTGGCACGGAAGATTACTTGCCGGGAGGTCACGGATGGGACAACATTTATAGCGACATGGCAGCCATATTCGTGGCTCAGGGACCATCATTTCGTCGTGACGGCTCGACGGTGGATCCATTCTACAATATCGAATTGTACAATTTAATGTGCTTACTGACTGATGTTAGTCCAGCCCCCAATAACGGTACATGGGGTGCTTTGCATCATTTATTGGCCAAAAAGCCATCAGAGCTGCCTGTCAACGATATCGTTGCTACTTACATTCTTGATTATCCGCTGGATAGTCACGGGCAGCGAACGCAGTACATGGATCACCAGAAACGTAGACGAGTTTGCGATCTCCTCTCTGGCAATAATGATCCTCGACAA AATTTAGGATTTAACCTGACGGAATCAGCTGCGAAGCAATTGGTAGAACTGCACGCTCCTTGGGGTTTGCCAGGTTTCAACAAGACAGGCGTGAAAGTGCTTATCAGTTCTGATTTCATCATCG GTTTTAACGTCCAAGACGGGATACCATCTTGGGTATCCTATACCCTTTCGAATAGTACCAGACTATCAAATGATTCACTTACCCCATCGTGGCGAACTGATCCACGTCTTCGAGTTTCTGACGTTTCTATTTGTGATCGTCTGAAAGAAAATCCACAATCGTCTTCATTGCTTTTGGCTCCGCTCTTTTTCCCTA GGCTTAGCAGTTCGTTACGGCATCTGACGGATGCGTGGGTAGAAACCAACGCTATCGAAATCTCTGAAGCTTTCGAAAAGTATTGGGAATACATTGAAGCCACGATTGTACAGCTTTCGGCTGACCTTCCTGGACGATTGAACGTCTTAGCCGGGCCAGTGAGGAACTCACCCAGTCCGGCAATTTTCCTCGTCGTTTCCTACTGTCCCGATCGAATTGAGTTCGGTTGCTCTGAAGATCAATTGGACGTCCAATCTTTCATGTTTCCGACTCACCTTCACTACAGCCGAGACTGTTTATCGACGGATCTTTTTTCACGCAGTCACTTAACAACTGTGCGTGACGTAGAGAGGGCTTCCGGACTCCATCTTTTCCAATCGCTTTCCAGCGAAGCTAAGGTTCAATTGTTGAGGTGCACTCCTTTGGCTTCTAGTTTATTAGTTGACCCTCGtcccattgaaaaaattttttttacggatAAAAATTCCGCATCAGATGAAGCTACTACtctaacctttttttctcgatgGGTCTTTAGTATGTTGTCACTAATTGTAAGTGCAATTTGGAATAATTTCAACGCTGATGTTAAATTTCCTTAA
- the LOC124314011 gene encoding ectonucleotide pyrophosphatase/phosphodiesterase family member 1-like yields MRTTPTYCSLFNLLVGASLALNLHHFADESCAEFHVDETRCHTYLSVNGEVKKPPLLVISLDGFRSDYLGRLVLASSTNGLLRLARCGVKAASMIPVFPTVTLPNHYSIVTGLYPESHGIVAHEFYDPELGRNFSLPAAGFNFSDPNLLDPLWWTGEPIWYTLKRQGKKSAAFFWPGSYIDDPDRRPDYWLPYDGKIPFQQRVSQVIEWLQLPQPNRPSFIGLYLEEPDGSGHSNGPWSPLVDEQIAIVDNQIKLLLNTMAANGLLGCVDIIVLSDHGMASVPFEKNVVKLDEMVKDIGSSAYCFDCAEGLTPTLLPVNDSQMARDRIASKVECRNEDMRIYDKWDFPRRHHYADSRRISSLLFDLGIHWRAIVGTEDYLPGGHGWDNIYSDMAAIFVAQGPSFRRDGSTVDPFYNIELYNLMCLLTDVSPAPNNGTWGALHHLLAKKPSELPVNDIVATYILDYPLDSHGQRTQYMDHQKRRRVCDLLSGNNDPRQNLGFNLTESAAKQLVELHAPWGLPGFNKTGVKVLISSDFIIGFNVQDGIPSWVSYTLSNSTRLSNDSLTPSWRTDPRLRVSDVSICDRLKENPQSSSLLLAPLFFPRLSSSLRHLTDAWVETNAIEISEAFEKYWEYIEATIVQLSADLPGRLNVLAGPVRNSPSPAIFLVVSYCPDRIEFGCSEDQLDVQSFMFPTHLHYSRDCLSTDLFSRSHLTTVRDVERASGLHLFQSLSSEAKVQLLRCTPLASSLLVDPRPIEKIFFTDKNSASDEATTLTFFSRWVFSMLSLIVSAIWNNFNADVKFP; encoded by the exons ATGAGAACTACGCCCACCTACTGTTCTTTGTTTAATCTTCTG gtTGGCGCCAGTTTAGCTCTCAATCTCCATCATTTTGCCGATGAGTCATGtgcagaatttcacgttgatgaGACCCGATGCCACACGTACTTGTCTGTTAACGGAGAAGTAAAGAAACCGCCATTATTGGTTATCTCTCTCGACGGCTTCCGGTCCGATTATCTCGGGAGATTAGTGCTGGCATCCTCCACGAATGGACTTCTTCGTCTGGCCCGGTGTGGTGTCAAAGCGGCTTCCATGATTCCCGTCTTCCCCACCGTCACCCTTCCGAATCATTACTCCATCGTCACA GGTTTGTATCCGGAATCGCACGGTATCGTAGCCCACGAATTTTACGATCCTGAACTCGGGCGCAACTTCAGTTTGCCGGCTGCcggttttaatttttccgaCCCGAATTTACTCGATCCCCTATGGTGGACGGGCGAACCCATTTGGTACACCCTTAAACGGCAA GGTAAAAAGAGTGCTGCCTTCTTCTGGCCTGGATCTTACATCGACGACCCCGATCGGCGACCAGATTATTGGCTACCTTATGACGGGAAAATTCCGTTCCAACAGCGGGTTAGTCAAGTTATAGAATGGCTACAGCTTCCTCAACCGAACCGACCAAGTTTTATCGGTTTATATCTAGAAGAACCTGACGGCTCAGGCCACAGTAACGGCCCTTGGTCACCATTG GTGGACGAACAGATTGCAATAGTagataatcaaatcaaactaTTACTCAATACCATGGCTGCCAATGGACTTCTCGGATGTGTTGATATAATCGTTCTCTCAGACCACGGAATGGCATCAGTTCCGTTTGAAAAGAACGTTGTGAAACTTGACGAAATGGTCAAAGATATTGGTAGCTCGGCGTACTGTTTTGATTGCGCAGAAGGCTTAACTCCGACACTCCTTCCGGTCAACGATTCACAGA TGGCAAGAGATAGAATCGCCTCGAAGGTGGAGTGCCGCAACGAGGACATGCGCATCTACGACAAGTGGGATTTTCCTCGCCGTCATCACTATGCAGACAGTCGGAGAATATCCAGCCTCCTCTTCGATCTCGGCATTCATTGGAGAGCGATAGTTGGCACGGAAGATTACTTGCCGGGAGGTCACGGATGGGACAACATTTATAGCGACATGGCAGCCATATTCGTGGCTCAGGGACCATCATTTCGTCGTGACGGCTCGACGGTGGATCCATTCTACAATATCGAATTGTACAATTTAATGTGCTTACTGACTGATGTTAGTCCAGCCCCCAATAACGGTACATGGGGTGCTTTGCATCATTTATTGGCCAAAAAGCCATCAGAGCTGCCTGTCAACGATATCGTTGCTACTTACATTCTTGATTATCCGCTGGATAGTCACGGGCAGCGAACGCAGTACATGGATCACCAGAAACGTAGACGAGTTTGCGATCTCCTCTCTGGCAATAATGATCCTCGACAA AATTTAGGATTTAACCTGACGGAATCAGCTGCGAAGCAATTGGTAGAACTGCACGCTCCTTGGGGTTTGCCAGGTTTCAACAAGACAGGCGTGAAAGTGCTTATCAGTTCTGATTTCATCATCG GTTTTAACGTCCAAGACGGGATACCATCTTGGGTATCCTATACCCTTTCGAATAGTACCAGACTATCAAATGATTCACTTACCCCATCGTGGCGAACTGATCCACGTCTTCGAGTTTCTGACGTTTCTATTTGTGATCGTCTGAAAGAAAATCCACAATCGTCTTCATTGCTTTTGGCTCCGCTCTTTTTCCCTA GGCTTAGCAGTTCGTTACGGCATCTGACGGATGCGTGGGTAGAAACCAACGCTATCGAAATCTCTGAAGCTTTCGAAAAGTATTGGGAATACATTGAAGCCACGATTGTACAGCTTTCGGCTGACCTTCCTGGACGATTGAACGTCTTAGCCGGGCCAGTGAGGAACTCACCCAGTCCGGCAATTTTCCTCGTCGTTTCCTACTGTCCCGATCGAATTGAGTTCGGTTGCTCTGAAGATCAATTGGACGTCCAATCTTTCATGTTTCCGACTCACCTTCACTACAGCCGAGACTGTTTATCGACGGATCTTTTTTCACGCAGTCACTTAACAACTGTGCGTGACGTAGAGAGGGCTTCCGGACTCCATCTTTTCCAATCGCTTTCCAGCGAAGCTAAGGTTCAATTGTTGAGGTGCACTCCTTTGGCTTCTAGTTTATTAGTTGACCCTCGtcccattgaaaaaattttttttacggatAAAAATTCCGCATCAGATGAAGCTACTACtctaacctttttttctcgatgGGTCTTTAGTATGTTGTCACTAATTGTAAGTGCAATTTGGAATAATTTCAACGCTGATGTTAAATTTCCTTAA